One Pelobates fuscus isolate aPelFus1 chromosome 8, aPelFus1.pri, whole genome shotgun sequence genomic window carries:
- the LOC134571962 gene encoding uncharacterized protein LOC134571962, whose amino-acid sequence MTVGHRVFLRPEIPIMQWVLSSPKTHRIGHAQESSIIKWKWYIQDRAKTGNSGTAVLHEKITDAPIQEPGYLPEADKPGQSPVKLGKYFAQLTQDQAKHAWFTDGSAKYIGNERQWKAVSYNPETKKILTTTGTGKSSQYAELYAVFQALKQEMPGSCHIYTDSWSVANGLATWLPTWQSHQFMIQPKEVWGKDLWEQIWDMVHQNEVKVFHVDAHCNTDSLDRLFNSVADEKAKISEASVENPNSLLGLANWAHQKCGHLGEKDTHRKVHWSGRYYEAYSTSFGRFRYQRRDRRLGPE is encoded by the exons ATGACAGTAGGACATAGAGTGTTCTTACGCCCAGAGATACCTATCATGCAATGGGTACTTAGTTCCCCTAAGACACATAGGATAGGTCATGCACAAGAGTCCAGTATCATAAAATGGAAGTGGTACATACAGGATAGAGCTAAAACAGGAAATAGTGGTACGGCTGTACTACATGAGAAAATTACAGATGCGCCGATACAAGAACCTGGTTATCTGCCAGAAGCAGACAAGCCAGGGCAATCTCCAGTAAAGTTGGGGAAGTATTTTGCGCAACTAACACAGGATCAAGCAAAACATGCTTGGTTTACTGATGGTTCAGCAAAATACATTGGCAATGAGAGACAGTGGAAAGCAGTGTCTTACAATCCAGAAACCAAGAAAATTCTGACTACTACAGGAACGGGAAAAAGTAGCCAGTATGCAGAGTTATATGCAGTGTTTCAGGCTCTGAAACAAGAGATGCCTGGAAGTTGTCATATATACACAGATTCCTGGTCTGTTGCCAATGGACTGGCTACGTGGTTGCCTACATGGCAGTCACATCAGTTCATGATCCAACCAAAGGAAGTCTGGGGAAAAGATTTGTGGGAGCAGATATGGGACATGGTACACCAAAATGAGGTAAAAGTCTTTCATGTAGATGCTCACTGTAATACTGACTCATTGGATCGTCTGTTTAACTCTGTTGCAGACGAGAAAGCCAAGATCTCAGAGGCGTCTGTTGAAAATCCTAACTCGCTTTTGGGattggctaattgggcccatcaGAAATGTGGACActtaggagagaaagacactcACAG GAAAGTTCATTGGTCTGGCCGTTATTATGAAGCTTATTCCACATCTTTTGGTCGGTTCAGATACCAACGACGAGATCGGAGGTTGGGACCAGAGTGA